The following proteins come from a genomic window of Dreissena polymorpha isolate Duluth1 chromosome 1, UMN_Dpol_1.0, whole genome shotgun sequence:
- the LOC127841675 gene encoding sperm axonemal maintenance protein CFAP97D1-like, which yields MSLAVRPYQPVTPANNKYLAKRWDQEIFNTHRKKVACALSVVDNNPPRVHMHLHIKLKKLQFEAERLATIERDNRILLEKMAHIMRTGGVVDNKKEDNHPKSLNKIKRQRELLRITHENLAILKRLTTKDPHYNHKKWLLEWQVNQQYLMNISKFPHPWRQEQSQYISDVQRKTTANKRISKKVNNSQPKSSTPSKGGTKGATSGHSAPSQPIPSLATPVISVTHAE from the exons atgtcATTGGCAGTACGACCATATCAACCAGTGACTCCAGCAAACAACAAATACCTTGCTAAAAGATGGGACCAAGAAATATTCAACACTCACAGGAAAAAAGTTGCCTGTG CCCTTTCCGTTGTAGACAACAATCCACCACGTGTACATATGCATCTTCATATTAAACTTAAAAAGCTACAG TTCGAAGCAGAACGTCTGGCGACCATAGAGCGTGATAACCGGATCCTACTAGAGAAGATGGCGCACATCATGCGCACAGGCGGCGTCGTGGACAACAAGAAGGAGGACAATCACCCCAAGAG CCTTAACAAGATCAAACGCCAGAGGGAGCTGCTGCGAATCACGCACGAGAACCTTGCCATCTTGAAGCGGCTCACCACCAAGGACCCGCACTACAACCATAAGAAGTGGCTCTTAGAGTGGCAG GTTAACCAGCAGTACCTGATGAACATCTCCAAGTTCCCACACCCGTGGCGCCAGGAGCAGAGCCAATATATCTCGGATGTGCAGCGAAAGACCACCGCCAACAAGCGCATCAGCAAAAAG GTGAACAATTCGCAGCCAAAGTCAAGTACTCCGAGTAAGGGCGGTACCAAGGGTGCGACCTCTGGGCACTCAGCGCCATCTCAGCCTATCCCGAGCCTTGCCACGCCCGTCATCAGCGTGACCCATGCAGAGTAG